From Desulfuromonas soudanensis, the proteins below share one genomic window:
- a CDS encoding ATP-binding cassette domain-containing protein has protein sequence MAILEVDNLRKAYGRLAAVDGISFAVARGECFGLLGPNGAGKTTTIRMLYGYTPRDAGDLTLFGLAIDGHIRTIKGRLGICQQEDSLDPDLSVRENLTGFARYFDIKKAAAEKRAGELLHFFALEGRAKDSIRILSGGLKRRLMLARALVNSPDLLILDEPTTGLDPQSRQLLWDKLAELKSQGLTILLTTHYMEEAERLCDRLVIIDHGRILIEGSPKALVRREIGHSVLEVAQPDAAVRAFLAKEKCPVEDLGHRLLAYLGDGDDLFLRLTRQVRAEGCTLRPASLEDLFLKLTGRELRE, from the coding sequence ATGGCCATACTCGAGGTCGACAATCTGCGCAAGGCCTACGGCCGGCTCGCCGCCGTCGACGGCATCTCTTTTGCCGTTGCGCGCGGCGAGTGCTTCGGCCTCCTCGGCCCCAACGGCGCCGGCAAGACCACCACCATCCGCATGCTCTACGGCTACACGCCCCGCGATGCCGGAGACCTCACCCTCTTCGGCCTCGCCATCGATGGTCACATCCGCACCATCAAGGGGCGCCTCGGCATCTGTCAGCAGGAGGATTCCCTCGACCCCGATCTCTCGGTGCGGGAAAATCTCACCGGCTTCGCCCGCTACTTCGACATCAAAAAAGCCGCCGCCGAAAAACGGGCCGGCGAACTGCTGCACTTCTTCGCCCTCGAGGGACGGGCCAAGGACAGCATCCGCATCCTCTCCGGCGGTCTCAAGCGCCGCCTGATGCTCGCCCGCGCCCTCGTCAACTCTCCCGACCTGCTGATTCTCGACGAGCCGACCACCGGCCTCGATCCCCAGAGCCGCCAGCTCCTCTGGGACAAACTCGCCGAACTGAAAAGCCAGGGGCTGACCATCCTCCTCACCACCCACTACATGGAGGAGGCGGAGCGCCTCTGCGACCGGCTGGTCATCATCGATCACGGCCGCATCCTCATCGAGGGGTCCCCCAAGGCGCTGGTGCGCCGGGAAATCGGCCACTCGGTGCTGGAGGTGGCCCAACCCGATGCGGCGGTGCGCGCCTTCCTGGCTAAAGAGAAGTGCCCCGTGGAGGACCTCGGCCATCGGCTGCTGGCCTACCTCGGCGACGGCGACGACCTCTTTTTGCGCCTGACCCGCCAGGTGCGCGCCGAAGGGTGCACCCTGCGCCCGGCCTCCCTGGAGGATCTCTTTCTCAAGCTCACCGGAAGGGAGCTGCGGGAATGA